The DNA window tatatatatataacaagtttATGCATCTAAAAATTTGTAAATTACACATTTAAAtcttctttaaataataaaattatttgatttattttgacttaCATTGTTCCAGCAAATCTTGTGCTAAGATGGGATTGATCTCTGGGTAAAAGCCTAGCTAATCCGAAATCGGCAATTTTGGGTTGAAATTCATCGTCCAAAAGAATATTACTAGTTTTTATATCTCGATGTATAATAGAAATATGAAATTCCTCGTGTAAGTATGTCAAGCCTCTAGCTGTGCCTATAATTATATCGTAACGTTGCTTCCAATTAAGGGAACCTTTTTTGTCACCTATAAACCAtagtttatattaattaaagatatgataaagattaaaaaaaaatgaaagagagattgaagaAGTAATTAAGTAATAGTGGTTGTATAATTAAGAGATTGATAATACTGACCAAATAAGAATTTGTCAAGGCTCTTATTTGCCATATACTCATAAACAAGGATTCTCTCTTGGCCTTTATTGCAACATCCAAGAAGTCTAAGAAGGTTACGATGATGCACATTACTTATAAGTTTTACTTCAGTTTCAAAATCATCCTTCATCTTCTTGGATTGGCTTAGAATCAATTTCTTGACTGCCACAACTTTTCCATTTTCCAGAATTCCCTGCCcagttaatttaatttaaacatgaaatgatttaaaaaaaaaaatctttagaGAGGTGGCATATATATAGCATTAGTTTTAATCTTTAAtcttaatcttaaaaaaaaattgtttactcATTTCTCTTTTTAACAATTAGTTTTTGTGGGCTTTGTTGTACCTTTTGCATGGGCTTCCCCTGTTTTTTGGAACCCAATGTTAATTTATCAAAAACATTAATGAATATTGCTGCTTTGTAATTTGTAATGTCACGGTTTTTAGAAAATGGATAttgacattttattttaataatattttttttataaattcataCAAATATACAATACAAAAAGATCATATGCAAAgtgatattataaaatatagaaatgaaattattattttttaattatatgtcattttcaaattatcttgataataaaaattttatcttattagtCATTAACACGGGCAACAAAATAATAAGGATGAAAAGTAATTTAGAAAAGTCTCAAAAAAAGTGACAATATCAAATTTGATGATACAAATGATTtaccaataataatattattaatttgggCTTCAAGGGCCCTTGTTAATAATAGGTGATTTAttctataaataattaaatatattgagTAGTGTTATTGTTTACCTTGTATACGTCGCCAAAGCCTCCTTCTCCAAGTTTATTATTTTCACTGAAATTTTCTGTTGCAGCTTTCAAATCATTATAGCTGTAATTAATTGGACCTTTCAATTCAGTTGCCCCCAATATATCACCTGATAATAAgtaaaagttaattaattaagttataatttcttTGTAAATTAAATGTAATATATTTGAAGGTTTTATATAAGTATTCCTAGACATGTAAAGTCTACTGTTGTCTAATATCAAGCATGAAATCGTGAACCTTTTTATTATAAcggttaattataattaattaagaaattaaacCAGTCCCAATCACCAtgtcaaattattaaaaaaaaaaatcaagttgtTTTACTTTTACCTCTATGAagctcttcctttttcttgttgGATCGTTTATACCAGAAAAATAATGCAAAGAAGATCACAAAAAGAGCAATGCCTCCAACAACACCACCAATAATGCCCCATTTATTGCTTGAACCTCCTATAATagaaggcaaaaaaaaaaaggtattcatgttaaattttaagagattttttttaattaagaaaaaaaatatattatgtgTATACTATAAGTTAgtcattataaatttataatagttattatatatttgtgtataaatatatatgttatactGCTCAATTCATTTTCaagaaatattttatattttaatatgtattttatacaaattattaatttaatagttaatttttttatatacacttAATAAGCGAGCATGGTTGAATCAAATAAGATTATAAGTATATAATAAAAGATATTAAAGCATACTTAATTAATCTGTTAAATAATCAAAGAACTTCAAATAACTTGTAAAGAGAGAGGATATTGTCACTCTAAAATGGATAATGTTACTTCAATTTAATAAGATTatattatagatatattttgtatatattatgaAGAAGTTTTTTAAATGAAAGTGACCATCAATTTGAAAATGACAATATCTATCTTTTAGCTTATATTATTGCTAAACAAAATCTTGGagaatattttcaatcatacaTGCAcgtacataaaaaaataaccaCTAAATTAGGTATTGGTAGTGAGTTTGTGTAAAGAAAATTAGGAGTACTTAGTTgtctttttaatttagtttcttacttattttttagtatCTCTTATTTGGTCTTGATTAAAGAAAAACAGAGCATCATAGTACCTATTAataatcaattagttaattctataataataaattgtttACCTTGGTTTAAATAGGGAGTGATGTCAATGGTTTGGTTATCAGAAAAGAAGGGTAAATTTGAGTATCTCATAAAGCACCCTGCATTATAAGCCCTACCATCTATGTTGGGAATGCAATTACTCTTTAAGTTAACAAATCCAAAAGTCAAGCAATCCAAGCAAGAGCTTTCAGTGGCGGTTTCAACACATTGCGCGACAGCATACACGAAACCGCCACCACTAGCTACTAGTGTTTTAGTGGCAGCAAAGAAGCCTTTGATTCTTGGTGTTGCTAATTGGAGATTCTTCAGAGCCTGAGTTACAGTTGCACCAAAAGTAGTAGCTGTGTCTGATGTAGGCATGCTCCCACATAATACACCATCGTTCCCAGGTTCTGTGGTCTTGTCGTAGAACATATCACTGTCATATCTGAtcaatatattttcaaaacatCATCCAAATTGTTAATAATcaaacaataaccaataatggTGTTCGAAAAGTTTTGAACAGAGTTATATACATTcttataataagaatatactttttttattatgagaaAAGGGTAATCTTACCATATCTAAATAGATATATGTTTACATATAATAGATCCTTGTGTTGTTTCGTTTTatttaggattaaaaatagATGTAACTAGATCcactttttatttatgtattattattttagactTTATTTATCTCTTTAGACTACTAAATCTGTCATTAAATcgataaaattagaaatttgtaagcgtaaaaaattgattgaaagaaaaattatacaaaataaaataaaatattttctaaaaaaataatttttaatcaatttattgttaaaattcacaccaatttaattcatctaccattttttgacaaattttcttgttttctttaaaatttgttgtacatgaatttttttgttatgaacCAGATCAACTTAATAACTGTAACGGATTCGGTCTATTAAGTTTCATGGGCCCTCAACAAACCGGCTCATTCAAGACATATTCAAATTCTAATAACCTGTTAGCTCACAtggtatatttttttctttttacctcGAAGGTCCAGAGTTTAAATCCAATCAAACACAACTGaaaagaaaatttgataaatatgTGAAgaatatatagatatattttataatattaaaaaaaaataatttaactagcccctagacttttcctttaACTACTTTCAAGTATGATCATTATATCTTAACACTTATTCTCTATTTCTCTAACTCTCTCCTGCAAGATCAGTGGATACTTGATCTCTCTTTATCTAAGCAAGCATTCTTTGACTTTTCAAGTGTAGTCTTGTATAATAACCAATTTTTAACTAATCTAATTGAACCAACGATTAGTTCAGTTATTCTCATGTCCATGGATATTAGTTAGGGAGGGGTTGGAGTCCTCCACCTTTTCCACGTTCTAAATTTGTCTCTTACTTTTTTGAGTTTTCAAAATACTACTAATTAATAGTTCACATGTTGGGGTGGTAAAGTCAATTTTATCTGCGTTTTTCCGTTTAATGAATTGATTCAACTTGATTGTTCAGTGAATCCAACTATACCTTGGGCAACTAATAataattacactaacaattcgaatgtattattcaattaattttctaCTTCTATTAGAGAGTTTTAGAGTAATAATTGAAGTGTGTTTGTATacgtaaaagattttgaattcaaattgaaaaattaaccACTACCAAATTAGACCCTCTACATTATATTCTCTAATAATTTAGTCAACTAAAATAATAGTGATTCCCAAGATGGAAAAATCATACATCTTTGTAGTAAGACAAGAATGATATCATCACCcaactaataaattaatggTGTACCAAAACTAACTCaataataatctttttattatttaaaaaaatatgaataaacaataaaaatattaaacaatgtaaaCAATAGATATATCGAATGTTTAATTTACTAACTGTATAgatgattattctaatattaaaatttaggtgaataatttaaaatatagtgTGTTTTACTTAAATTagactaattttaaaatcttttatttatattattcaaaaaaaaaaagtcattgaTTATAAACCTTTAAAAAATGGTATAGCTGTACTCAGCAAGCCTAGGGAAGGCGATGACCAGTTGGCCACCCTCCACCAATTTCAAAGTCAACAGAAACTTACATGTAGCTCAACACattcttttttcaattatattatacatatacactaaaaattcaccactaattaattatttatctaaaacatatattaaaaatataaaatatataatatatatttatacattaatttagtagttaattttttatataaaaaaatatttttttattattattgtgtttGTCTATTCATAAGATGagagttattaaatattcatGTTCAACATATTAGAAACttattaatctttttattaaaaattaattttctccctatatatatatatcaaaaatgATTAGGGACCAAAGTTTAAGAGCGCAAAGGCAGCcgtaatttatcttttttgttcttttaatgCTTTCACTAACTTTGgttacaataattttataattacaattataaatattaaatgtataaaattatagattgtaaattaaataagataattttagttatttttttatatttaattatactaTCATGACNNNNNNNNNNNNNNNNAATTAAAAACTAAACgtgtttaaataatttaataaatttaattaaattattatttaacggTTATTATCTATTAATTTGGCATAAAATTAACTGGACATCGTACTGTTTaccttcaaataaaaagaagttCTGGCAGAAAAAAACATACCTTAGAAAACAGCCGTCAAAGGTGACTCTGGCACCATTACTACCATCGGAACAGTTGCGGTTCTGCGCGGCAGCGGCGTCGAAGCAAGCGAGGCAGTCGCTCTGAGAGAGGTAATCTCTGCACTGAAAGAGAGCATAAGTTGCTACCTCTCCCCTTGTTTGTTGTGATGTTCCAAAATACTTTCCACTTCCCGTTATCTCTCCCCTCATCGTTGAAACAGTTCCGTTCACATTGGCATGTAAATTCTTCAACTCTGTTCCGTTTAGCGAGTATGAACTGCACCCTTTGTTTATTAGATTTGTTTGTGGAtctgcaacaacaacaactgcACCGTGAAGATCATCATGCCATGTCCACCACAAGCAGATCGCGGTTATGGTCACTATCTTGAGTTGCAGCATCATATATGTGACTTTGAGAGAGAACTGAGTCAACTATCAATGTAGGTTTGATTTAGCTTTATACTCATTTCTGTGATATTTTGGGATTATATGATGGGGACAAAAGCTGAAGACTTGAGAGtgatttatgaattatgatCCGTAACCGGATAGAGAAGAGTAATGTCACACCCATCATAGCCATTGATTTAATCTaatggtttagaattttccttTGTGAAAAACGACCATTATGTCAAATTCTCATATTGACCATTTAATTTCCATGCTCCATTAATAGCATCTCAAATATTgagttcaattttattttagattttataaaatattatattaaattaattttaatagaatatttttaaaatattatttttaatatttataagaaataaatttatttaagattaagatttctattaaaattaatagataaaataaaattaatcttaCTTAAAAGTGTCACATAATTTGGGAGGAGAGGTGACATCTCTCTTGATATACCGTGCTGAGCGGGCCCATGAGTGACCTAGCTTATTCTATGAGCTGTCTTAACTCAcgtgaaattttcaattaggtctctacatttttttttaattggatctttgcactaattttttttttcaattaagtctctCTTAGTaataattggcttaattttataggaaccaaactaaaaaaaaagaattagtatagagacctaaataaaaaaaagtgtagggacccatttaaaaaaaatttaatgcaatgactcaattaaaaaaaagtatagggacttaattgaaaatttcgtgaaactatagggactaacagaataattaaacctaaaaactaagacattatttaaatttgtctttaaaaaaatttcttaatcaaattatagtatatcaaaattttaaaattaatcatatttgtcATTCAGTCATTCCATTAATAATTTTCATCAACAATTAATCTTGTGAAATATTAATTGACAACATACATGATACCTGTTATGTCTAATTGAACATTGAccaaatatatttatgaaaatctattaatttaattagttctTTGTCCCGATTACATAAATTATATTTCCAATATGACCTAATGactaaattgatagatttttataaaatatttgatcAGCGTCCAATTAGACATGTTAGGTGTCATGTATACTATCAATTAATATTTCACATCATCAATCGTTAACAGAAATTGTTAATAGAGTAACTAAATGATAAatagattaattttaatatttgaaagattaatttaaatgataaaatctttcaaaaacaaaattgaaaaatatctc is part of the Arachis duranensis cultivar V14167 chromosome 1, aradu.V14167.gnm2.J7QH, whole genome shotgun sequence genome and encodes:
- the LOC107495695 gene encoding cold-responsive protein kinase 1-like — its product is MMLQLKIVTITAICLWWTWHDDLHGAVVVVADPQTNLINKGCSSYSLNGTELKNLHANVNGTVSTMRGEITGSGKYFGTSQQTRGEVATYALFQCRDYLSQSDCLACFDAAAAQNRNCSDGSNGARVTFDGCFLRYDSDMFYDKTTEPGNDGVLCGSMPTSDTATTFGATVTQALKNLQLATPRIKGFFAATKTLVASGGGFVYAVAQCVETATESSCLDCLTFGFVNLKSNCIPNIDGRAYNAGCFMRYSNLPFFSDNQTIDITPYLNQGGSSNKWGIIGGVVGGIALFVIFFALFFWYKRSNKKKEELHRGDILGATELKGPINYSYNDLKAATENFSENNKLGEGGFGDVYKGILENGKVVAVKKLILSQSKKMKDDFETEVKLISNVHHRNLLRLLGCCNKGQERILVYEYMANKSLDKFLFGDKKGSLNWKQRYDIIIGTARGLTYLHEEFHISIIHRDIKTSNILLDDEFQPKIADFGLARLLPRDQSHLSTRFAGTMGYTAPEYAIHGQLSEKTDVYGYGIVVLEIISGKKCTEVNIDIDDGQEYLLQQAWKLYEQGMHIELVDESINPNEYDKEEVKKIIEIALLCTQASATMRPAMSKVVILLSSNNKGLFENIQPSMPTFIESNLKAREDIFATNNNSSTPINSRVNVSNATVSTNSIVSGR